In one Spirosoma rigui genomic region, the following are encoded:
- a CDS encoding right-handed parallel beta-helix repeat-containing protein, which yields MLIASSLLLILSTISSLFVDQTQIIQQLINRNAGKTVTIPPGTYIVRTIDVPKQTQLIIGSKTILKGAPGSQSLPILNLATGVQIRGTGLIDGNRSVRRKGMGIRIFDAQGIKITGIRIRNVAEQGIQIAGCTNVTLTNVQVNGCGAKGNDQFQGINFVTSKNVRVTGCRIANAQHGIQWWGDDTNGWCEDFRITGNQIQNVDGGGIWGNKGRRITVATNTVKTCGDVGVDFEHSVDCSATNNIVSDCKNYGLATFHSSERITFTNNKVYQGVKYGHGIGLIGDGTSKNISFTGGIITTKGATACGLLTVGTNVASIITVKGIRITTEGKSGIPIRIIDNNQFRLTNNLITSIIGSTGISLEGSSNSLVEGNTIVHRGTDTSKKGDRGGIFVYFRSPEYPAQGNKIMRNTIQGFTTGINDECWGNVNSNNVFEQNTTPNIVHRASNGTWGGKVIQNQTRARVMAPVEIKQ from the coding sequence ATGCTTATAGCCTCTTCTCTTTTACTCATACTTTCGACGATTAGCTCGCTTTTCGTTGATCAAACGCAGATTATTCAACAATTGATTAATCGGAATGCAGGCAAAACGGTAACAATCCCACCGGGTACATACATCGTCCGGACCATCGATGTGCCTAAGCAAACTCAACTTATTATCGGTTCTAAAACGATACTAAAAGGAGCACCTGGTAGCCAGTCGCTACCCATTCTAAATTTAGCCACTGGCGTACAAATTCGAGGCACAGGCCTTATCGACGGTAATCGGTCAGTACGTAGAAAGGGGATGGGTATTCGTATATTTGATGCACAGGGAATAAAAATTACCGGTATTCGTATTCGTAACGTAGCAGAACAGGGAATTCAAATCGCCGGCTGTACGAACGTTACTCTTACCAATGTGCAAGTGAATGGATGTGGGGCAAAAGGTAACGATCAGTTCCAGGGAATAAATTTTGTAACATCCAAAAATGTGCGAGTTACCGGATGTCGCATAGCTAATGCCCAACATGGCATTCAATGGTGGGGCGATGATACAAACGGGTGGTGTGAAGATTTTCGCATTACCGGCAATCAGATTCAGAATGTTGACGGAGGAGGTATATGGGGCAATAAAGGCCGACGTATTACTGTAGCGACAAATACAGTAAAAACTTGCGGGGACGTGGGAGTCGACTTTGAACACAGTGTCGACTGTTCGGCGACGAACAACATAGTCAGCGATTGCAAAAACTACGGACTTGCTACGTTCCATAGTAGTGAACGCATTACATTTACCAACAACAAGGTCTACCAGGGCGTAAAGTATGGTCACGGAATCGGCCTGATTGGCGATGGGACCAGCAAAAACATTTCGTTTACAGGAGGTATCATTACAACTAAGGGTGCTACTGCCTGTGGATTGCTCACGGTTGGAACTAACGTAGCCAGTATCATAACTGTGAAAGGTATTCGTATCACTACAGAAGGTAAATCAGGTATACCCATACGCATCATTGATAATAATCAGTTTCGACTTACCAATAATTTGATCACCTCGATAATTGGATCCACCGGTATTAGTCTGGAAGGCTCCAGCAATAGCCTGGTTGAAGGCAACACTATTGTGCACCGCGGCACCGACACGTCTAAAAAAGGAGATCGCGGGGGCATCTTTGTTTATTTCAGATCGCCTGAATACCCGGCACAAGGGAATAAAATTATGAGAAACACCATCCAAGGATTCACCACGGGAATTAACGATGAATGCTGGGGTAATGTCAATTCGAATAACGTCTTTGAGCAAAATACAACTCCGAACATAGTGCACAGAGCTTCCAATGGTACATGGGGTGGTAAAGTCATACAAAATCAAACAAGGGCCCGCGTAATGGCTCCAGTGGAGATCAAGCAATAG
- a CDS encoding beta strand repeat-containing protein produces the protein MRVLIYFGLLVGCSTYFMPAFAQNNVVLTSGQSSPGSDNVLVGVLAGNGSLSGNGNTLVGKSAGSSISSGSSNSFVGIGAGLGNTVGRDNTFIGAFAGFANSDGNENTFVGRSAGTRNTSGGANAFFGISTGQDNTTGSRNSFFGAAAGTDNTTGSLNAFFGVEAGNLNTTASYNTFMGAYAGNRNTTGQHNTFIGHSSGTFNSTGQQNVSVGSFAGANSNAVNNSFVGYSAGNNTTGGGDNTFMGAFAGWSNTTSTQNTFVGSNAGFRNTASANTFVGYKAGEQNTTGQFNSFIGVQAGLNNTTGSSNYFFGTNSGVNNTSGSGNYFLGDNAGQFNTSGGFNIYIGANSGNGPSVNGNNNMALGFEAGRGNAGGFNNTFVGFRADAGGTGLTNATAIGNNARVNVSNALVLGSGANVGVGTSSPTARLHVASGTANQSGLRLENLTSGSPASVTNQTKFLTVDGAGNVVLGSSTGSARVGADEQWSLEGGQLRNRNGGGVVIGSGIAQLPAGYGLYVAEGILTERLKVAVKTSAAWSDRVFEPGYRLRGLGEVERYVSAHHHLPGIPSAAEVVAEGVDVGQLQSKLLEKVEELTLYIISLEKRINTLEAEKGKLSAKAKKK, from the coding sequence ATGCGCGTATTAATTTACTTTGGCTTGCTTGTAGGCTGCAGTACCTATTTCATGCCTGCTTTTGCCCAAAATAATGTAGTGCTAACGTCAGGCCAATCGTCACCCGGCTCCGATAATGTACTGGTAGGTGTACTCGCCGGTAATGGCTCACTATCAGGAAATGGAAATACGTTAGTCGGGAAAAGCGCGGGTTCTTCAATTTCATCGGGCTCCAGTAATAGTTTTGTGGGTATTGGCGCAGGATTAGGTAATACGGTAGGGCGCGACAACACATTCATTGGTGCTTTTGCTGGTTTTGCAAATAGTGATGGCAATGAAAATACGTTTGTTGGCCGTTCAGCCGGTACCAGGAATACGTCGGGTGGGGCTAATGCTTTTTTTGGTATTAGCACTGGCCAGGATAACACGACTGGTTCCCGTAATTCCTTCTTTGGTGCAGCGGCTGGTACCGATAATACCACTGGTAGTCTGAACGCCTTCTTTGGTGTTGAAGCAGGGAATCTTAACACGACCGCATCCTACAACACGTTCATGGGTGCTTACGCAGGCAACCGTAACACAACAGGTCAACACAATACATTCATTGGTCATTCATCCGGTACGTTCAACAGTACAGGTCAGCAAAACGTGTCTGTTGGTTCCTTTGCCGGAGCCAACAGTAATGCAGTCAATAATTCTTTTGTAGGATATAGTGCAGGCAATAATACTACTGGCGGGGGAGACAACACGTTCATGGGCGCTTTTGCCGGATGGTCGAATACTACCAGCACTCAAAACACTTTTGTGGGTAGTAATGCTGGTTTTCGTAATACGGCTTCGGCCAATACGTTTGTTGGCTACAAGGCCGGTGAGCAGAACACCACCGGCCAGTTCAACAGCTTTATCGGCGTGCAGGCCGGCTTGAACAACACGACCGGCTCATCAAACTATTTCTTCGGAACCAACTCGGGCGTCAACAACACCAGCGGTTCGGGCAACTACTTTCTGGGCGACAACGCCGGCCAGTTCAACACCAGCGGGGGCTTCAACATCTACATCGGTGCCAACTCAGGCAATGGCCCTTCCGTCAATGGCAACAACAACATGGCCCTGGGCTTCGAGGCCGGACGCGGTAACGCCGGCGGCTTCAACAACACCTTCGTGGGCTTCCGGGCCGATGCGGGCGGAACGGGCCTGACCAACGCCACGGCCATCGGCAACAACGCCCGCGTCAACGTGAGCAACGCCCTGGTGCTGGGCAGCGGTGCCAATGTAGGGGTGGGCACCTCCTCGCCCACGGCTCGGTTGCACGTGGCCAGCGGCACGGCCAACCAGTCGGGTCTTCGCCTGGAGAACCTCACCAGCGGCTCGCCGGCGAGTGTGACCAACCAGACCAAGTTTCTCACCGTCGACGGGGCGGGCAATGTAGTGCTGGGCAGCAGCACGGGCTCGGCCCGTGTGGGTGCTGATGAGCAGTGGAGTCTGGAGGGGGGCCAGTTGCGCAACCGCAACGGGGGTGGGGTAGTGATCGGCTCGGGCATCGCCCAGTTGCCGGCGGGTTACGGTCTGTACGTGGCGGAGGGGATCCTGACCGAACGCCTGAAGGTGGCCGTCAAGACGAGCGCTGCGTGGAGCGACCGGGTGTTCGAGCCTGGCTACCGGCTTCGTGGTCTGGGTGAGGTAGAGCGTTACGTGTCGGCTCATCATCACCTGCCCGGCATACCTTCAGCGGCCGAGGTGGTCGCCGAGGGGGTCGACGTGGGTCAGCTGCAGTCAAAGCTGCTGGAAAAGGTCGAAGAATTGACCTTGTATATAATAAGCCTTGAAAAAAGGATCAATACGTTAGAGGCTGAGAAAGGCAAGTTATCGGCCAAAGCGAAAAAGAAGTAG